The Nycticebus coucang isolate mNycCou1 chromosome 8, mNycCou1.pri, whole genome shotgun sequence genome has a window encoding:
- the TMCC1 gene encoding transmembrane and coiled-coil domains protein 1 isoform X4 — MEPSLSSETVCCICIERLEVSSLAHTSSAVASSTDGSIHTDTVDGTPDPQRTKAAIAHLQQKILKLTEQIKIAQTARDDNVAEYLKLANSADKQQAARIKQVFEKKNQKSAQTILQLQKKLEHYHRKLREVEQNGIPRQPKDVFRDMHQGLKDVGAKVTGFSEGVVDSVKGGFSSFSQATHSAAGAVVSKPREIASLIRNKFGSADNIPNLKDSLEEGQVDDGGKALGVISNFQSSPKYGSEEDCSSATSGSVGANSTTGGIAVGASSSRTNTLDMQSSGFDALLHEIQEIRETQARLEESFETLKEHYQRDYSLIMQTLQEERYRCERLEEQLNDLTELHQNEILNLKQELASMEEKIAYQSYERARDIQEALEACQTRISKMELQQQQQQVVQLEGLENATARNLLGKLINILLAVMAVLLVFVSTVANCVVPLMKTRNRTFSTLFLVVFIAFLWKHWDALFSYVERFFSSPR, encoded by the exons ATCGAGCGGTTGGAAGTGAGCAGCCTTGCCCATACTTCCAGTGCAGTGGCCTCCAGTACTGATGGCAGCATCCACACAGACACTGTGGATGGTACACCAGACCCCCAGCGTACAAAGGCTGCCATCGCTCACCTGCAGCAGAAGATCCTGAAGCTTACAGAACAGATCAAGATTGCACAAACAGCACGGGATGATAATGTTGCTGAGTACTTGAAGCTTGCCAACAGTGCAGACAAGCAGCAGGCCGCCCGTATCAAGCAGGTCTTTGAGAAGAAGAACCAGAAATCTGCCCAAACCATCCTACAACTGCAAAAGAAGCTTGAGCACTACCACAGGAAGCTCCGAGAGGTAGAGCAGAATGGGATCCCCCGGCAGCCAAAGGATGTCTTCAGGGACATGCACCAGGGTCTAAAGGATGTGGGAGCAAAAGTGACTGGCTTCAGCGAAGGTGTGGTGGATAGTGTCAAAGGTGGATTTTCCAGCTTCTCCCAGGCCACTCATTCAGCAGCAGGGGCCGTGGTCTCAAAGCCCAGAGAGATTGCCTCGCTGATTCGGAACAAATTTGGCAGTGCAGACAACATCCCTAACCTAAAGGACTCATTAGAGGAAGGGCAAGTGGATGATGGGGGCAAGGCTTTAGGGGTGATTTCAAACTTTCAGTCAAGCCCAAAATATGGTAGTGAGGAGGATTGTTCTAGTGCCACTTCAGGCTCAGTGGGAGCCAACAGCACCACTGGAGGCATTGCTGTAGGAGCATCCAGCTCCCGAACAAACACCCTGGACATGCAGAGCTCAGGATTTGATGCACTACTACACGAGATCCAGGAGATCCGAGAAACCCAGGCCAGACTAGAGGAATCCTTTGAGACCCTCAAGGAACATTACCAGAGGGACTATTCCTTAATAATGCAGACGTTACAGGAGGAGCGATATAG aTGTGAACGATTAGAAGAGCAACTAAATGACCTAACGGAGCTCCACCAGAATGAAATCTTGAACTTGAAGCAGGAATTAGCCAGCATGGAAGAGAAAATTGCCTATCAGTCCTATGAACGGGCCCGGGACATCCAG GAGGCCCTGGAGGCGTGCCAGACCCGCATCTCCAAGATGGagttgcagcagcagcagcagcaggtggtACAGCTGGAAGGGCTGGAGAATGCCACTGCCCGTAACCTCCTGGGCAAACTCATCAACATTCTCCTGGCTGTCATGGCAGTCCTCTTGGTCTTTGTCTCCACGGTGGCCAACTGCGTGGTCCCCCTCATGAAGACTCGCAACAGGACGTTCAGCACTTTATTCCTTGTGGTTTTTATTGCCTTTCTCTGGAAGCACTGGGACGCTCTCTTTAGCTATGTGGAGCGGTTCTTTTCATCTCCCAGATGA
- the TMCC1 gene encoding transmembrane and coiled-coil domains protein 1 isoform X3 gives MLMWCSCTCLFCERHLSETVKIERLEVSSLAHTSSAVASSTDGSIHTDTVDGTPDPQRTKAAIAHLQQKILKLTEQIKIAQTARDDNVAEYLKLANSADKQQAARIKQVFEKKNQKSAQTILQLQKKLEHYHRKLREVEQNGIPRQPKDVFRDMHQGLKDVGAKVTGFSEGVVDSVKGGFSSFSQATHSAAGAVVSKPREIASLIRNKFGSADNIPNLKDSLEEGQVDDGGKALGVISNFQSSPKYGSEEDCSSATSGSVGANSTTGGIAVGASSSRTNTLDMQSSGFDALLHEIQEIRETQARLEESFETLKEHYQRDYSLIMQTLQEERYRCERLEEQLNDLTELHQNEILNLKQELASMEEKIAYQSYERARDIQEALEACQTRISKMELQQQQQQVVQLEGLENATARNLLGKLINILLAVMAVLLVFVSTVANCVVPLMKTRNRTFSTLFLVVFIAFLWKHWDALFSYVERFFSSPR, from the exons ATCGAGCGGTTGGAAGTGAGCAGCCTTGCCCATACTTCCAGTGCAGTGGCCTCCAGTACTGATGGCAGCATCCACACAGACACTGTGGATGGTACACCAGACCCCCAGCGTACAAAGGCTGCCATCGCTCACCTGCAGCAGAAGATCCTGAAGCTTACAGAACAGATCAAGATTGCACAAACAGCACGGGATGATAATGTTGCTGAGTACTTGAAGCTTGCCAACAGTGCAGACAAGCAGCAGGCCGCCCGTATCAAGCAGGTCTTTGAGAAGAAGAACCAGAAATCTGCCCAAACCATCCTACAACTGCAAAAGAAGCTTGAGCACTACCACAGGAAGCTCCGAGAGGTAGAGCAGAATGGGATCCCCCGGCAGCCAAAGGATGTCTTCAGGGACATGCACCAGGGTCTAAAGGATGTGGGAGCAAAAGTGACTGGCTTCAGCGAAGGTGTGGTGGATAGTGTCAAAGGTGGATTTTCCAGCTTCTCCCAGGCCACTCATTCAGCAGCAGGGGCCGTGGTCTCAAAGCCCAGAGAGATTGCCTCGCTGATTCGGAACAAATTTGGCAGTGCAGACAACATCCCTAACCTAAAGGACTCATTAGAGGAAGGGCAAGTGGATGATGGGGGCAAGGCTTTAGGGGTGATTTCAAACTTTCAGTCAAGCCCAAAATATGGTAGTGAGGAGGATTGTTCTAGTGCCACTTCAGGCTCAGTGGGAGCCAACAGCACCACTGGAGGCATTGCTGTAGGAGCATCCAGCTCCCGAACAAACACCCTGGACATGCAGAGCTCAGGATTTGATGCACTACTACACGAGATCCAGGAGATCCGAGAAACCCAGGCCAGACTAGAGGAATCCTTTGAGACCCTCAAGGAACATTACCAGAGGGACTATTCCTTAATAATGCAGACGTTACAGGAGGAGCGATATAG aTGTGAACGATTAGAAGAGCAACTAAATGACCTAACGGAGCTCCACCAGAATGAAATCTTGAACTTGAAGCAGGAATTAGCCAGCATGGAAGAGAAAATTGCCTATCAGTCCTATGAACGGGCCCGGGACATCCAG GAGGCCCTGGAGGCGTGCCAGACCCGCATCTCCAAGATGGagttgcagcagcagcagcagcaggtggtACAGCTGGAAGGGCTGGAGAATGCCACTGCCCGTAACCTCCTGGGCAAACTCATCAACATTCTCCTGGCTGTCATGGCAGTCCTCTTGGTCTTTGTCTCCACGGTGGCCAACTGCGTGGTCCCCCTCATGAAGACTCGCAACAGGACGTTCAGCACTTTATTCCTTGTGGTTTTTATTGCCTTTCTCTGGAAGCACTGGGACGCTCTCTTTAGCTATGTGGAGCGGTTCTTTTCATCTCCCAGATGA
- the TMCC1 gene encoding transmembrane and coiled-coil domains protein 1 isoform X2 has translation MEPSLSSETMGSQAGLKLLNSRILLLQPPRVLGLQIERLEVSSLAHTSSAVASSTDGSIHTDTVDGTPDPQRTKAAIAHLQQKILKLTEQIKIAQTARDDNVAEYLKLANSADKQQAARIKQVFEKKNQKSAQTILQLQKKLEHYHRKLREVEQNGIPRQPKDVFRDMHQGLKDVGAKVTGFSEGVVDSVKGGFSSFSQATHSAAGAVVSKPREIASLIRNKFGSADNIPNLKDSLEEGQVDDGGKALGVISNFQSSPKYGSEEDCSSATSGSVGANSTTGGIAVGASSSRTNTLDMQSSGFDALLHEIQEIRETQARLEESFETLKEHYQRDYSLIMQTLQEERYRCERLEEQLNDLTELHQNEILNLKQELASMEEKIAYQSYERARDIQEALEACQTRISKMELQQQQQQVVQLEGLENATARNLLGKLINILLAVMAVLLVFVSTVANCVVPLMKTRNRTFSTLFLVVFIAFLWKHWDALFSYVERFFSSPR, from the exons ATCGAGCGGTTGGAAGTGAGCAGCCTTGCCCATACTTCCAGTGCAGTGGCCTCCAGTACTGATGGCAGCATCCACACAGACACTGTGGATGGTACACCAGACCCCCAGCGTACAAAGGCTGCCATCGCTCACCTGCAGCAGAAGATCCTGAAGCTTACAGAACAGATCAAGATTGCACAAACAGCACGGGATGATAATGTTGCTGAGTACTTGAAGCTTGCCAACAGTGCAGACAAGCAGCAGGCCGCCCGTATCAAGCAGGTCTTTGAGAAGAAGAACCAGAAATCTGCCCAAACCATCCTACAACTGCAAAAGAAGCTTGAGCACTACCACAGGAAGCTCCGAGAGGTAGAGCAGAATGGGATCCCCCGGCAGCCAAAGGATGTCTTCAGGGACATGCACCAGGGTCTAAAGGATGTGGGAGCAAAAGTGACTGGCTTCAGCGAAGGTGTGGTGGATAGTGTCAAAGGTGGATTTTCCAGCTTCTCCCAGGCCACTCATTCAGCAGCAGGGGCCGTGGTCTCAAAGCCCAGAGAGATTGCCTCGCTGATTCGGAACAAATTTGGCAGTGCAGACAACATCCCTAACCTAAAGGACTCATTAGAGGAAGGGCAAGTGGATGATGGGGGCAAGGCTTTAGGGGTGATTTCAAACTTTCAGTCAAGCCCAAAATATGGTAGTGAGGAGGATTGTTCTAGTGCCACTTCAGGCTCAGTGGGAGCCAACAGCACCACTGGAGGCATTGCTGTAGGAGCATCCAGCTCCCGAACAAACACCCTGGACATGCAGAGCTCAGGATTTGATGCACTACTACACGAGATCCAGGAGATCCGAGAAACCCAGGCCAGACTAGAGGAATCCTTTGAGACCCTCAAGGAACATTACCAGAGGGACTATTCCTTAATAATGCAGACGTTACAGGAGGAGCGATATAG aTGTGAACGATTAGAAGAGCAACTAAATGACCTAACGGAGCTCCACCAGAATGAAATCTTGAACTTGAAGCAGGAATTAGCCAGCATGGAAGAGAAAATTGCCTATCAGTCCTATGAACGGGCCCGGGACATCCAG GAGGCCCTGGAGGCGTGCCAGACCCGCATCTCCAAGATGGagttgcagcagcagcagcagcaggtggtACAGCTGGAAGGGCTGGAGAATGCCACTGCCCGTAACCTCCTGGGCAAACTCATCAACATTCTCCTGGCTGTCATGGCAGTCCTCTTGGTCTTTGTCTCCACGGTGGCCAACTGCGTGGTCCCCCTCATGAAGACTCGCAACAGGACGTTCAGCACTTTATTCCTTGTGGTTTTTATTGCCTTTCTCTGGAAGCACTGGGACGCTCTCTTTAGCTATGTGGAGCGGTTCTTTTCATCTCCCAGATGA
- the TMCC1 gene encoding transmembrane and coiled-coil domains protein 1 isoform X5, with protein sequence MEPSLSSETIERLEVSSLAHTSSAVASSTDGSIHTDTVDGTPDPQRTKAAIAHLQQKILKLTEQIKIAQTARDDNVAEYLKLANSADKQQAARIKQVFEKKNQKSAQTILQLQKKLEHYHRKLREVEQNGIPRQPKDVFRDMHQGLKDVGAKVTGFSEGVVDSVKGGFSSFSQATHSAAGAVVSKPREIASLIRNKFGSADNIPNLKDSLEEGQVDDGGKALGVISNFQSSPKYGSEEDCSSATSGSVGANSTTGGIAVGASSSRTNTLDMQSSGFDALLHEIQEIRETQARLEESFETLKEHYQRDYSLIMQTLQEERYRCERLEEQLNDLTELHQNEILNLKQELASMEEKIAYQSYERARDIQEALEACQTRISKMELQQQQQQVVQLEGLENATARNLLGKLINILLAVMAVLLVFVSTVANCVVPLMKTRNRTFSTLFLVVFIAFLWKHWDALFSYVERFFSSPR encoded by the exons ATCGAGCGGTTGGAAGTGAGCAGCCTTGCCCATACTTCCAGTGCAGTGGCCTCCAGTACTGATGGCAGCATCCACACAGACACTGTGGATGGTACACCAGACCCCCAGCGTACAAAGGCTGCCATCGCTCACCTGCAGCAGAAGATCCTGAAGCTTACAGAACAGATCAAGATTGCACAAACAGCACGGGATGATAATGTTGCTGAGTACTTGAAGCTTGCCAACAGTGCAGACAAGCAGCAGGCCGCCCGTATCAAGCAGGTCTTTGAGAAGAAGAACCAGAAATCTGCCCAAACCATCCTACAACTGCAAAAGAAGCTTGAGCACTACCACAGGAAGCTCCGAGAGGTAGAGCAGAATGGGATCCCCCGGCAGCCAAAGGATGTCTTCAGGGACATGCACCAGGGTCTAAAGGATGTGGGAGCAAAAGTGACTGGCTTCAGCGAAGGTGTGGTGGATAGTGTCAAAGGTGGATTTTCCAGCTTCTCCCAGGCCACTCATTCAGCAGCAGGGGCCGTGGTCTCAAAGCCCAGAGAGATTGCCTCGCTGATTCGGAACAAATTTGGCAGTGCAGACAACATCCCTAACCTAAAGGACTCATTAGAGGAAGGGCAAGTGGATGATGGGGGCAAGGCTTTAGGGGTGATTTCAAACTTTCAGTCAAGCCCAAAATATGGTAGTGAGGAGGATTGTTCTAGTGCCACTTCAGGCTCAGTGGGAGCCAACAGCACCACTGGAGGCATTGCTGTAGGAGCATCCAGCTCCCGAACAAACACCCTGGACATGCAGAGCTCAGGATTTGATGCACTACTACACGAGATCCAGGAGATCCGAGAAACCCAGGCCAGACTAGAGGAATCCTTTGAGACCCTCAAGGAACATTACCAGAGGGACTATTCCTTAATAATGCAGACGTTACAGGAGGAGCGATATAG aTGTGAACGATTAGAAGAGCAACTAAATGACCTAACGGAGCTCCACCAGAATGAAATCTTGAACTTGAAGCAGGAATTAGCCAGCATGGAAGAGAAAATTGCCTATCAGTCCTATGAACGGGCCCGGGACATCCAG GAGGCCCTGGAGGCGTGCCAGACCCGCATCTCCAAGATGGagttgcagcagcagcagcagcaggtggtACAGCTGGAAGGGCTGGAGAATGCCACTGCCCGTAACCTCCTGGGCAAACTCATCAACATTCTCCTGGCTGTCATGGCAGTCCTCTTGGTCTTTGTCTCCACGGTGGCCAACTGCGTGGTCCCCCTCATGAAGACTCGCAACAGGACGTTCAGCACTTTATTCCTTGTGGTTTTTATTGCCTTTCTCTGGAAGCACTGGGACGCTCTCTTTAGCTATGTGGAGCGGTTCTTTTCATCTCCCAGATGA